One Rhizobium sp. NXC14 DNA window includes the following coding sequences:
- a CDS encoding site-specific integrase, producing the protein MKPAITLQSDRLVADIDRLTSSLPPLPAVVKYYDDFANEICSVRDLSETDQVFLALDGRQHPISFNAFGPATQVMKHVFADWLGEHDLHYVTILFGSTLSYLARRGVLSLIELLVSQPFDARSHWNTFVLAEVSARESYSLRAILHSLCRLNIGHWTPTAASLIRALKSPKVDKYRVVRIGDCFMPLDHQSLIVDHIDAMCAALSNDPQSIDDEALRDVCILVTSYQYAFRPGQIARIETADVRLYSTGAVHVAVARIKQKDKRKRIRETRRIKREWGPLFNEFVKRRDAGRVMIEEGVPPRLLFGLTPSGVSRVILELTSDLTGEAWSPTDLRHTAAQRLADGGISHAGLSEFMGHSSDRVANVYFDASPPQAKRINAALAISPIYKHVAKIATTKTIDKAMLLGLPAEKQIGGVPHGIPIAGIGGCNLGQNLCMKNPVVACYTCSQFMPLNDPEIHQEVVDSLRPVVTEFAAASRNNQQSPAYAQLKSTLDAARRIAEELKPDGQEEV; encoded by the coding sequence TTGAAGCCCGCCATCACGCTCCAGAGCGACCGCCTCGTCGCCGATATTGATCGCCTGACATCGAGTTTGCCGCCGTTGCCTGCGGTGGTGAAATACTACGATGATTTTGCGAACGAGATATGCTCCGTCCGGGACCTGTCCGAAACCGACCAGGTCTTCCTTGCCTTGGACGGCCGCCAGCATCCAATATCGTTCAATGCATTTGGTCCCGCAACACAGGTCATGAAACATGTGTTCGCCGACTGGCTTGGCGAACACGACCTTCACTACGTGACGATCTTGTTTGGCAGCACCCTAAGCTACCTCGCACGTCGTGGCGTCCTCTCGCTGATCGAGCTATTGGTGTCGCAGCCATTCGACGCTCGATCCCATTGGAACACATTCGTTCTTGCAGAGGTGAGTGCCAGGGAAAGCTACTCGCTAAGAGCCATTCTTCATTCCCTCTGTCGGCTGAACATTGGTCATTGGACGCCCACGGCAGCATCCCTCATCCGCGCTTTAAAAAGTCCGAAGGTGGACAAGTATCGCGTCGTTCGCATCGGCGACTGCTTCATGCCACTGGATCATCAAAGCCTGATCGTCGACCATATCGACGCGATGTGCGCTGCGCTCTCGAATGATCCGCAGTCGATTGATGACGAAGCGCTGCGGGACGTGTGCATCTTGGTCACGTCGTACCAATATGCCTTCCGTCCGGGTCAGATCGCGCGGATCGAGACGGCCGATGTTCGGCTATACTCGACCGGTGCGGTGCATGTGGCGGTCGCCCGGATCAAGCAAAAGGACAAGCGCAAGCGCATTCGAGAAACCCGGCGGATCAAGCGAGAGTGGGGCCCGCTCTTCAATGAGTTCGTGAAGCGTCGGGACGCAGGAAGGGTCATGATAGAGGAGGGCGTGCCCCCTCGCCTCCTCTTCGGCCTCACGCCGTCCGGTGTCAGCCGGGTCATTCTTGAGCTTACGTCGGACCTGACTGGTGAGGCTTGGTCTCCAACCGACTTGAGACATACGGCGGCACAACGTCTCGCGGACGGCGGCATCTCGCACGCTGGTCTCTCGGAGTTCATGGGTCACTCCAGCGACCGCGTCGCAAACGTATACTTCGACGCGTCGCCGCCACAGGCCAAGCGTATCAACGCCGCCCTGGCGATCTCGCCGATCTACAAGCACGTCGCCAAGATCGCGACGACGAAAACCATCGATAAGGCGATGCTGCTTGGTCTTCCGGCCGAGAAGCAGATCGGCGGCGTGCCTCACGGGATTCCCATTGCCGGAATAGGCGGTTGCAATCTCGGTCAAAACCTCTGCATGAAGAACCCGGTGGTGGCTTGCTACACCTGCTCCCAGTTCATGCCGCTGAACGACCCAGAAATCCATCAAGAGGTCGTGGATAGCCTTCGTCCAGTGGTGACGGAATTTGCCGCTGCGTCCCGCAACAACCAGCAATCCCCTGCTTACGCTCAATTGAAGAGCACCCTCGACGCCGCACGGCGCATCGCCGAGGAGCTGAAACCTGATGGTCAGGAAGAGGTATGA
- a CDS encoding very short patch repair endonuclease, with amino-acid sequence MPLDLQATEAVRRRMQHTARKDNPFELTIRSHLYARGLRYRIHYPIPGMKRTTCDFAFPGSKIAVFLDGCFWHGCEAHPPSVKKNSDFWLGKIERNRARDARATAHLVQLGWIALRFWEHETTGAIVTRIASVVEARRKDGSFHSAPSTLKNKQRASRKLETVDGEITPIEPPLAE; translated from the coding sequence ATGCCACTAGACCTGCAAGCCACCGAAGCCGTTCGCCGCCGGATGCAGCACACGGCGCGCAAGGACAACCCCTTCGAACTCACTATCCGCTCGCATCTCTATGCCCGCGGGCTTCGCTATCGCATCCACTACCCGATCCCCGGCATGAAGCGGACGACGTGTGACTTCGCCTTTCCGGGTTCGAAGATTGCGGTGTTCCTGGATGGATGCTTCTGGCATGGGTGCGAAGCGCATCCTCCGTCCGTTAAAAAGAATTCCGACTTCTGGCTCGGCAAGATCGAGCGCAACCGGGCAAGGGATGCGCGTGCGACGGCGCATCTCGTGCAGCTTGGCTGGATCGCGCTCAGGTTCTGGGAACACGAGACGACCGGCGCTATTGTTACCCGAATTGCATCGGTCGTCGAAGCGCGGCGGAAAGACGGCTCATTTCACAGCGCCCCGAGCACGCTGAAGAACAAGCAGCGGGCGTCTCGAAAGCTCGAAACTGTCGACGGCGAAATAACTCCTATCGAGCCCCCACTTGCCGAATAG
- a CDS encoding NYN domain-containing protein, translating to MKDSADDNALGPWPSDGVEGVRAIVARNSLSASIITRLWAGSLKGTGRFSGFCIVSSDSDFARLAARIREQGVTVYGFGERKTPRPFITACDKFVYFDVLNTQAEEADRAAAPTQQQTEVKPSPAKQPAKKAGLNKAARDMLIKAIIATADEDGRANLAQVGGHLAKQAPDFDARNYGFPRLSDLVKSSGIVDVERSPENPKTILVRLKKT from the coding sequence TTGAAGGATTCGGCCGATGACAACGCGCTCGGGCCGTGGCCATCGGATGGGGTCGAAGGGGTGCGAGCAATCGTTGCCAGAAATTCATTATCTGCCTCCATAATCACACGACTATGGGCGGGTAGCCTGAAAGGCACCGGCCGCTTTTCCGGTTTTTGCATCGTCTCCAGTGATAGCGATTTCGCGCGTTTGGCAGCAAGGATCCGCGAACAGGGCGTCACGGTCTACGGGTTCGGAGAACGCAAAACGCCGCGCCCCTTCATCACGGCCTGCGACAAGTTCGTGTATTTCGATGTTCTCAATACGCAGGCCGAAGAAGCTGACCGAGCGGCCGCCCCGACACAACAGCAAACCGAAGTGAAACCTTCCCCGGCCAAACAGCCTGCCAAGAAGGCAGGCCTGAACAAGGCGGCGCGGGATATGCTGATCAAGGCTATCATCGCGACTGCCGATGAGGACGGTCGAGCGAATCTGGCTCAGGTCGGCGGACACCTGGCAAAACAGGCGCCGGACTTCGACGCCCGTAACTACGGCTTTCCTCGACTGAGCGACCTCGTGAAGTCATCCGGCATTGTCGACGTCGAGCGCTCGCCCGAGAACCCAAAGACCATCTTGGTTCGGCTCAAAAAGACCTAG
- a CDS encoding ISNCY-like element ISRel26 family transposase: MGLIAMSERDLQRIEILSKVVDGRMTLVSAAHVLDLSERQVRRLLDRIRTDGAASIRHKAIGRPSNNRISDGVRDYAMTLVGERYADFGPTLAAEKLAERDGLRVSRETLRSWMVEAGLWLSAKQRRTFHQPRLRREAYGELVQIDGSEHRWFEDRGPPCSLLVFVDDATGRLMQLRFVRSESAFSYFEALALYLRRHGAPVAFYSDKHSVFRVAKKDAKGGQGMTQFGRALCELNIEILCANSSQAKGRVERMNRTLQDRLVKELRLAGIWDMETGNAFLPGFMEHYNARFAIIPARSEDLHRPLNLAPGRLTEILCKREQRYVGAQLTFSFERKRIMLEETEVTRGLVGRYVETYAYADGRLDVRWKGHSLPYTVFDKDQRVTHAAITENKRLGDVLAYIKERQDQQEKPVVKSNSDKNSYKPRGRKPGRRTDYMNDPAVIARREKALLRQQAAE; the protein is encoded by the coding sequence ATGGGATTGATAGCGATGAGCGAGCGCGATCTGCAGCGGATCGAGATTTTGTCGAAGGTGGTCGACGGCCGCATGACGTTGGTGTCGGCGGCACATGTGCTTGATCTGAGCGAGCGCCAGGTGCGTCGGCTGCTGGATCGGATCCGCACTGACGGCGCGGCATCGATAAGGCACAAGGCGATCGGTCGGCCATCGAACAACCGGATTAGCGACGGCGTTCGCGATTATGCGATGACGTTGGTTGGCGAACGCTATGCGGATTTCGGTCCGACGCTGGCGGCCGAGAAGCTGGCCGAACGCGATGGATTGCGTGTGTCGCGCGAGACGTTGCGCAGCTGGATGGTGGAGGCTGGCCTGTGGCTATCTGCCAAGCAGCGGCGGACGTTTCATCAGCCGCGGCTGCGGCGCGAGGCCTATGGCGAGTTGGTGCAGATCGACGGGTCGGAACACCGCTGGTTCGAGGATCGCGGGCCGCCATGCTCGCTGCTGGTGTTTGTCGACGATGCGACTGGCAGATTGATGCAGTTGCGGTTTGTGCGCTCGGAAAGCGCCTTCAGCTATTTCGAGGCACTGGCGCTATACCTCAGGCGTCACGGCGCGCCTGTGGCCTTCTACTCCGACAAGCATTCGGTATTCCGGGTGGCGAAGAAGGACGCCAAGGGTGGCCAGGGGATGACCCAGTTCGGGCGGGCGCTTTGCGAGCTAAACATCGAGATTCTTTGCGCAAATTCGAGCCAGGCCAAAGGTCGCGTCGAGCGCATGAACCGGACGCTGCAGGATCGGCTGGTCAAGGAATTACGGCTGGCGGGGATCTGGGACATGGAGACTGGCAATGCGTTTTTGCCTGGCTTCATGGAGCACTACAATGCGCGGTTTGCGATCATCCCTGCCCGGTCCGAGGACTTGCACCGGCCGCTGAATCTGGCCCCGGGTCGGTTAACTGAGATCCTTTGCAAGCGCGAGCAGCGTTACGTCGGGGCGCAGTTGACGTTTTCGTTTGAACGCAAGCGGATCATGCTGGAGGAGACCGAGGTGACGCGCGGTCTGGTGGGCCGCTATGTCGAGACCTATGCCTATGCTGACGGCCGCCTGGATGTGCGCTGGAAGGGACATTCCCTGCCCTACACGGTGTTCGACAAGGACCAGCGGGTGACGCATGCGGCAATTACCGAGAACAAGCGGCTCGGTGATGTTCTGGCCTATATCAAGGAGCGTCAGGACCAGCAGGAAAAGCCGGTCGTGAAGAGCAACAGCGACAAAAATAGCTATAAGCCGAGAGGTCGCAAGCCCGGAAGGCGCACGGACTACATGAATGATCCGGCGGTGATTGCGCGGCGAGAGAAAGCGCTGTTGAGGCAGCAGGCTGCCGAGTGA
- a CDS encoding tyrosine-type recombinase/integrase, with the protein MPIINIRNAALPPSARGLVAVGSLGVPRFWATIWSDVLNPRLEPSSRQKYLTAIDRFYEAVCEQHGTDCLDRLIAEADGDALEECLLGFFAQLRNEAVVENADKSSTWKFALDFATEMLRQAGSTAGARANEIQAKVHRLETFYRNLVPNPQKPPPPIRALPPLVIEDLYEIFRPDSTRNPFKTETLRWRNLLVFMLLLRLGLRRGEGALLYASSFKEDFDPVARKTVHWLDVEEVDDPDPRYEQPGLKTETSRRQLPLQEEIVELVRFYIRNYRGRANHPHLLISQKGLPLSLRSLSEIFEVATDALSDEAKQSLKKQGLKGVSCHDLRHTSAVVRMRRYQDTGNGLDKAQEKLRTFFGWSKKSDMPRLYAKAYFETSLDEVWGEKFDHFVDALRRTVPKTSH; encoded by the coding sequence ATGCCGATCATCAATATAAGAAATGCAGCCCTGCCGCCATCCGCACGCGGGCTTGTCGCTGTCGGGTCGCTTGGTGTCCCACGGTTTTGGGCCACCATCTGGAGTGACGTCCTGAACCCGAGGCTGGAGCCATCGAGCCGACAGAAATATCTGACGGCCATTGATCGTTTCTACGAGGCAGTATGCGAGCAACACGGTACCGACTGTCTGGACCGTCTTATAGCCGAAGCCGATGGCGATGCTTTGGAAGAATGTCTTCTAGGCTTCTTCGCCCAGCTCAGGAACGAGGCAGTCGTCGAGAACGCAGACAAGTCGTCCACATGGAAGTTTGCGCTCGACTTCGCGACGGAAATGCTTCGCCAGGCCGGTAGCACGGCTGGTGCGCGGGCGAACGAAATCCAGGCAAAAGTACATCGCCTTGAGACTTTCTACCGCAACCTGGTTCCGAACCCCCAGAAGCCGCCGCCGCCGATCCGGGCACTTCCGCCGCTCGTCATCGAGGACCTGTACGAAATCTTCAGGCCGGATTCGACGCGCAACCCCTTCAAGACTGAGACGCTGCGCTGGCGCAACCTCTTGGTCTTCATGTTGCTGTTGCGCCTTGGGCTTCGGCGTGGTGAAGGCGCGTTGCTGTACGCTTCCTCGTTCAAGGAGGACTTCGACCCAGTCGCTCGCAAGACCGTTCACTGGTTGGATGTCGAGGAGGTCGATGATCCGGACCCAAGGTACGAACAGCCTGGACTGAAGACGGAGACCTCTCGACGCCAGCTTCCGCTACAGGAAGAGATTGTCGAACTCGTCAGGTTCTACATCCGCAACTATCGCGGACGGGCAAATCATCCGCATCTTCTGATCTCTCAAAAAGGTCTGCCACTTTCGCTGCGATCTCTCAGCGAAATCTTCGAGGTTGCGACGGACGCTCTGTCCGACGAAGCCAAGCAATCTCTGAAAAAGCAGGGGCTTAAAGGCGTCTCTTGTCACGACCTCCGCCATACATCTGCTGTCGTCAGGATGCGTCGGTATCAGGACACGGGCAATGGTCTGGACAAGGCTCAGGAGAAGCTGCGGACGTTTTTTGGGTGGTCGAAGAAGTCGGATATGCCGCGCCTCTATGCCAAGGCCTACTTCGAAACCAGCCTGGACGAAGTCTGGGGCGAAAAGTTCGACCACTTTGTGGATGCTCTTCGACGCACTGTTCCGAAGACGTCCCATTGA